Proteins encoded together in one Planctomycetaceae bacterium window:
- a CDS encoding aspartate ammonia-lyase codes for MVLRKEKDLLGEMEIPADCLYGIHTARAMENFPLAIRPVHKKLISAFGAVKLACAKTNYELKKLDDAKYSAMEQACNEMLAGKLDEYIKVDALQGGAGTSTNMNVNEVLANRALIILGKKAGEYDIISPIDDINLHQSTNDTYPTALKVAALWQLAELEQKVVILLETFQQKEKQFAHIVKLGRTQLQDAVLTTLGREMSAYADAIGRDRWRIYKCGERLKVVNLGGTAIGTGLGAPRKFIFRAAEHLKDIAKLPVCRAENLIDATQNTDVFVEVSGILKALASNLLKISNDLRILSSGPDGGIGEIILPARQAGSSIMPGKVNPVIPEAVSQAAIMVMANDVALTQACSAGNLELNQFMPLIADTILTNIQLLTNACDIFAKFCVSGIEANEKRCKQNIETSTAIVTALVEKIGYKTSQEIAAAAKNENKTVRKIVLERNIMSEAEFDALITPQKVAMLGSPDNK; via the coding sequence ATGGTGTTACGAAAAGAAAAAGATTTGTTGGGCGAAATGGAAATACCTGCTGATTGCCTTTATGGTATTCATACGGCACGTGCGATGGAAAATTTTCCTCTTGCGATTCGGCCTGTACACAAAAAACTTATTTCTGCGTTTGGTGCGGTCAAGCTTGCGTGCGCTAAAACAAATTATGAACTGAAAAAACTCGATGATGCGAAATATTCCGCAATGGAGCAGGCGTGCAATGAAATGCTTGCCGGCAAACTCGATGAGTATATAAAAGTCGATGCTCTGCAGGGCGGGGCGGGCACAAGCACAAATATGAACGTTAACGAAGTGCTGGCCAATCGCGCATTGATTATTCTCGGCAAAAAGGCCGGCGAATATGATATTATTTCGCCAATCGACGATATTAATCTTCATCAGTCAACAAACGATACTTATCCGACAGCGTTAAAAGTTGCGGCATTATGGCAGCTTGCGGAACTTGAACAAAAGGTTGTCATTTTGCTCGAAACTTTTCAGCAGAAGGAAAAGCAATTCGCGCACATTGTCAAACTCGGCAGAACGCAATTACAGGATGCCGTGCTGACAACGCTCGGCAGAGAAATGAGCGCGTATGCCGATGCGATTGGGCGCGACCGGTGGCGGATTTATAAATGCGGCGAAAGGCTTAAAGTCGTAAACCTCGGCGGCACGGCCATTGGAACAGGATTGGGTGCACCGCGGAAATTTATTTTCAGGGCGGCTGAACATCTTAAAGATATTGCAAAACTTCCGGTGTGCAGGGCGGAAAATTTAATTGACGCTACGCAAAACACGGATGTTTTTGTTGAGGTAAGCGGAATTTTAAAAGCACTGGCGAGCAATCTGTTGAAAATTTCGAACGATTTGCGGATTCTTTCCAGCGGGCCGGACGGCGGCATCGGCGAAATTATTCTGCCGGCACGACAGGCAGGTTCTTCGATTATGCCCGGTAAAGTTAATCCTGTGATACCAGAAGCGGTTTCGCAGGCGGCGATTATGGTAATGGCCAATGATGTCGCGCTTACGCAGGCCTGTTCGGCGGGCAATCTTGAGCTGAATCAGTTTATGCCGCTGATTGCCGATACGATACTGACGAATATTCAGCTTTTGACCAATGCGTGCGATATTTTCGCGAAGTTTTGTGTAAGCGGAATTGAGGCTAATGAAAAACGCTGTAAACAAAACATCGAAACATCGACAGCGATAGTTACAGCACTGGTAGAAAAAATCGGATATAAAACTTCGCAGGAAATAGCCGCTGCGGCAAAAAATGAAAATAAGACGGTTCGTAAAATTGTTCTTGAACGAAATATCATGAGCGAAGCGGAATTTGACGCTTTGATTACACCGCAGAAAGTTGCAATGCTCGGAAGCCCGGATAATAAATGA
- the hydG gene encoding [FeFe] hydrogenase H-cluster radical SAM maturase HydG has translation MKKEKTFSKTVKDFIDDDYLQKLVDQTKSDKQAVRDIIAKSLNKQALSVEDTAVLLAADSEMTQEIFEAARKLKREVYGNRIVLFAPFYIGNKCINNCGYCAFRSSNKEQIRRTLNSEEIVKQVEALENVGHKRLILVFGEHQDYDADFMAECVRKVYSTKVGKGEIRRVNINAAPLDIEGYKKMKAAGIGTYQIFMETYHHPTYAKYHPAGTEKGDYLYRLDGLSRAFEGGCDDVGVGALFGLYDWRFEALGLVSHALFLQKSYGVGPHTISFPRIQPAAGVNVDKKWIVKDEDFKKLVAILRLAVPYTGLILTARENPALRREMMGFGVSQIDAGSRIEIGGYTDCGSEQVKEREQFVLGDIRSLDSVMKELIDDGFVPSFCTACYRLGRTGEHFMEFAIPGFIKRFCQPNALSTLMEYLVDYASKETREAGLKLIEAELSKVQDERIKEEIKKRLEIIKNSEQRDLYF, from the coding sequence ATGAAAAAAGAAAAAACGTTCAGCAAAACAGTAAAAGATTTCATTGATGACGATTATTTGCAGAAACTGGTTGACCAAACCAAATCTGATAAACAGGCGGTAAGAGATATAATCGCCAAAAGTCTTAATAAGCAGGCACTGTCGGTCGAAGATACAGCGGTGCTTCTGGCTGCAGATAGTGAAATGACGCAGGAAATCTTTGAAGCGGCACGAAAACTCAAACGTGAAGTTTATGGCAACAGAATTGTTCTGTTTGCTCCGTTTTACATAGGTAATAAATGCATCAATAACTGTGGTTATTGTGCTTTTCGGTCTTCCAATAAAGAGCAAATCCGACGAACGTTGAACAGTGAAGAAATAGTCAAACAGGTCGAAGCACTGGAAAACGTCGGGCATAAAAGATTGATTCTTGTTTTCGGCGAACATCAGGATTATGACGCGGATTTTATGGCCGAGTGTGTTAGGAAAGTTTACAGCACAAAGGTGGGCAAAGGAGAAATCCGCAGAGTTAATATCAACGCTGCTCCTTTGGATATCGAGGGATATAAAAAGATGAAGGCTGCCGGGATTGGTACGTACCAGATTTTTATGGAAACGTATCATCATCCGACTTACGCGAAATATCATCCGGCAGGTACGGAAAAGGGCGATTACCTGTATCGACTGGACGGTTTGAGCAGGGCGTTTGAAGGCGGCTGCGACGATGTCGGTGTTGGTGCGCTGTTTGGATTATATGACTGGCGGTTTGAGGCTTTGGGGCTTGTAAGCCACGCGCTGTTTTTGCAGAAAAGTTACGGCGTCGGGCCGCATACAATCAGCTTTCCGAGAATTCAGCCGGCGGCAGGTGTTAATGTTGATAAAAAATGGATTGTAAAAGACGAAGATTTTAAAAAACTTGTCGCGATTTTAAGACTTGCAGTTCCCTATACCGGTTTGATTTTAACCGCACGTGAAAATCCCGCTCTGCGAAGAGAAATGATGGGGTTTGGCGTTTCGCAAATCGACGCAGGCAGCAGAATTGAAATCGGCGGCTATACCGATTGCGGCAGCGAACAGGTGAAAGAACGTGAGCAGTTTGTGCTCGGCGATATTCGCAGTCTTGACAGCGTAATGAAAGAACTTATCGACGACGGGTTTGTGCCGAGTTTTTGCACGGCCTGTTACAGGCTTGGACGCACAGGCGAACATTTTATGGAATTCGCTATTCCCGGCTTTATAAAACGATTCTGTCAGCCGAATGCGTTATCTACCCTGATGGAATACCTTGTCGATTACGCATCCAAAGAGACAAGAGAAGCCGGCCTGAAACTTATTGAGGCGGAACTTTCAAAGGTCCAAGACGAGAGAATTAAAGAAGAAATTAAAAAACGGCTTGAGATAATTAAAAATTCAGAGCAAAGAGACTTGTACTTTTAG
- the hydE gene encoding [FeFe] hydrogenase H-cluster radical SAM maturase HydE: protein MKVEHRQIISRLKQKEPTELDKLFIEADRVRRENVGDEIHLRGLIEFSNVCSRRCSYCGINASNSKIERYQMSKEEIVECAQTAKELGYGTVVLQSGENRKLDTGLLAETIREIKNTTGLAVTLSVGQWDAETYKMWKDAGADRFLLRFETSDDELYRKLHPDSKEGAAERFEALKLLKNIGYEAGSGVMIGLPGQSYETLANDLLKFQELDLDMIGVGPYIKHNDTKLVADIDKFLLDDKNQVPASEEMTYKVYAIARILCPKTNIPATTALATMNPESGYEKALACGCNVIMPNITPMKYRQHYNLYEGKTCRQLFEFDMTIRQRIEKINRTAGNGKGVSLKFAERTKSEAKL, encoded by the coding sequence ATGAAAGTGGAACACAGGCAAATAATATCCCGGCTAAAGCAGAAGGAACCAACTGAACTCGATAAACTTTTTATCGAGGCCGACAGAGTTCGCAGGGAAAATGTCGGCGATGAAATTCACCTTCGCGGCTTAATCGAATTTTCCAATGTTTGCAGCAGAAGATGCTCATACTGCGGCATCAACGCATCCAACAGCAAAATCGAACGCTACCAAATGAGCAAAGAAGAGATTGTCGAATGCGCACAAACGGCCAAAGAACTGGGATATGGCACGGTTGTTTTACAGAGCGGTGAAAACAGAAAATTAGACACAGGTCTTTTGGCCGAGACGATTCGTGAAATAAAAAATACAACAGGACTTGCGGTAACATTGAGCGTCGGTCAGTGGGACGCTGAAACTTATAAAATGTGGAAAGATGCCGGCGCGGACAGGTTTTTACTTCGATTCGAAACCAGCGACGATGAATTATACCGAAAATTACACCCCGACAGCAAAGAAGGTGCGGCTGAAAGATTCGAAGCGTTAAAATTACTGAAAAATATCGGATACGAAGCGGGAAGCGGTGTGATGATTGGTCTGCCGGGACAAAGTTATGAGACACTGGCAAATGATTTGTTGAAATTTCAGGAGCTTGACCTCGATATGATCGGCGTCGGGCCTTATATAAAGCATAACGATACTAAACTTGTCGCAGACATTGATAAATTTTTACTCGATGACAAAAATCAGGTGCCGGCAAGTGAAGAAATGACGTATAAGGTATATGCGATTGCGAGAATTTTGTGTCCGAAGACGAATATTCCCGCGACGACGGCGCTGGCAACAATGAATCCTGAAAGCGGATATGAAAAAGCACTTGCGTGCGGATGTAATGTTATTATGCCGAATATTACACCTATGAAATACAGGCAGCATTATAATTTATATGAAGGTAAAACCTGCCGGCAGCTTTTCGAGTTCGATATGACTATAAGGCAACGAATCGAAAAGATTAACAGAACCGCAGGAAACGGAAAGGGCGTCTCGCTCAAATTTGCGGAAAGAACCAAAAGCGAGGCCAAATTATGA
- a CDS encoding hybrid sensor histidine kinase/response regulator yields MAELFKVLVVDDEPGMRSGVARVLNDYVVNLPEMKTEVAFTVIDAESAERGLEIIESQKPDMAILDLNLPGMSGLELLVKLAENKTDILVIMMTAYASLETAVEATRNGAYDFLAKPFSPAELKNLIRKASVRILYKRQAMALAEEKKKVRFEFISILAHELKSPLAAIQGYLNIVNEKILGNDLEVYESMIERSLIRLEGMKKLIFDLLDLTRIESEQRKREFTTVNICEHTKKAIETSAQAAKEHNITINFEGPDNITMNGDVLEIDIILNNLVSNAVKYNKENGKVDVNISENENFVIIKVSDTGIGMKEEETKKLFKDFVRIKNEQTRNIIGSGLGLSTVNKLVQMYDGKISVQSEFSKGSVFTAELAKNLQQNPKDESGTQANNIPAKAEGTN; encoded by the coding sequence GTGGCTGAATTATTCAAAGTCCTTGTAGTTGATGACGAACCCGGAATGCGTTCCGGTGTAGCGAGAGTTTTAAACGATTACGTCGTTAATCTGCCGGAGATGAAAACGGAAGTTGCTTTTACAGTCATTGACGCAGAAAGCGCAGAGCGTGGACTTGAAATAATCGAATCGCAGAAGCCGGATATGGCGATACTCGACCTTAATTTGCCGGGGATGAGCGGACTTGAACTTCTTGTAAAGCTGGCTGAAAATAAAACAGATATCCTTGTCATTATGATGACAGCTTACGCATCGCTTGAGACGGCAGTAGAGGCGACACGAAACGGTGCTTACGATTTTCTGGCCAAACCGTTTTCACCTGCGGAGCTTAAAAATCTTATTCGCAAGGCTTCGGTGAGAATTTTATACAAACGGCAGGCGATGGCACTTGCGGAAGAAAAGAAAAAAGTGCGTTTTGAATTTATTTCGATTCTTGCGCACGAATTAAAATCTCCGCTGGCGGCGATTCAGGGGTATTTGAATATTGTTAACGAGAAAATTCTGGGCAACGACCTTGAAGTTTACGAGTCTATGATAGAACGAAGCCTGATAAGACTCGAAGGTATGAAAAAACTGATATTCGATTTGCTCGATTTGACCAGAATCGAATCCGAACAGCGAAAAAGAGAATTTACAACGGTAAATATCTGCGAGCATACCAAAAAAGCGATTGAAACGTCGGCTCAAGCGGCGAAAGAACATAATATAACCATCAATTTCGAGGGGCCGGACAATATTACGATGAACGGCGATGTTCTCGAAATAGACATAATTCTCAACAATCTCGTGTCCAATGCCGTCAAGTACAATAAAGAGAACGGCAAAGTAGATGTCAATATAAGTGAAAATGAAAATTTCGTGATTATAAAAGTCAGCGATACCGGCATCGGTATGAAAGAAGAAGAGACAAAGAAATTATTCAAAGATTTTGTAAGAATCAAAAACGAACAGACAAGAAATATCATTGGAAGCGGACTTGGACTTTCGACTGTAAATAAATTAGTGCAGATGTATGACGGGAAAATCAGCGTGCAGAGCGAATTTTCCAAAGGCAGCGTTTTTACTGCGGAACTTGCGAAAAATTTACAACAAAATCCAAAAGATGAAAGTGGAACACAGGCAAATAATATCCCGGCTAAAGCAGAAGGAACCAACTGA
- a CDS encoding response regulator has product MSKKILIVDDDTDFIEQLEIMLKQSDYSIDKAFSRAEAEEYLQKNKPDLAIVDLMMEETDAGFALCYHIKKQYNNLPVIMVTAVTNETGFQFDAGTKEEKSWIRADAFLAKPIRFEQLKKELNRLLGN; this is encoded by the coding sequence ATGAGTAAGAAAATTTTAATCGTTGATGATGACACAGACTTTATCGAACAACTGGAAATTATGCTCAAACAGTCGGATTATTCAATCGACAAGGCGTTCAGCAGGGCCGAAGCGGAAGAATATCTCCAGAAAAACAAGCCGGATTTGGCGATAGTTGACCTGATGATGGAAGAAACAGACGCAGGATTTGCGCTTTGCTATCACATAAAGAAACAATATAATAATCTTCCGGTTATAATGGTAACGGCTGTTACGAACGAAACGGGCTTCCAGTTCGACGCCGGTACGAAAGAAGAAAAGTCGTGGATTCGTGCGGATGCTTTCTTGGCAAAGCCCATAAGATTTGAGCAGCTTAAAAAGGAGCTTAACAGGCTTTTAGGAAATTAG
- a CDS encoding 4Fe-4S dicluster domain-containing protein encodes MRDSSNIPLITTLGERCRICYTCVRECPAKAIRIANGRAEVISERCIGCGNCVRVCSQKAKQVIDSKPKVYNILKSGCQTAAILAPSFPAEFDSIDWQKLVGMIRKLGFNYVNEVGFGADLVAHKYRKLLEENPDSNYIATSCPAIIAYVERYHPNLVEHLAPIVSPMVATAKVLRKMHGDDLKIVFVGPCIAKKGEIASVNMVSEVAAGLTFIELREMLAEQNITPENSQDSSFDEPFAGIGAIFPISGGLFQTADIREDLIKGNVGTVESGNSFVEVFREFDETGLNVQLLESLACNGCIMGPGVSNTKPLFSRKASVSKYVQGKMKKFDQKKWDKYLEQFNGLDLLRKFAVYDQRIQITQEEEIEQILKRMGKNTPADELNCGACGYPTCRQHAIAIWKGLAESEMCLPYSIEQLHKTVDDLAQSNTQLASTQEALMQSEKLASMGQLAAGVAHEINNPLGVVLMYANLLLEKYEKDPALKDDLKLIAEQADRCKKIVGGLLNFARKNKAILQPTNICDIVDKAIQAIPNGKGVEIKVETQTKDTIAEVDGDQMSQVFSNLVSNAIAAVDKSGLIKIVIGGDDKRMNVKVVDNGTGIAKENVSKIFDPFFTTKQIGEGTGLGLAVAYGIIKMHRGDIQVESNVDLSKGPTGSTFTVSFPRKHIIGYQ; translated from the coding sequence ATGCGAGACAGCAGTAATATACCTTTGATAACGACGCTCGGCGAACGATGCAGGATTTGTTATACTTGCGTTCGCGAATGTCCGGCCAAGGCAATCAGGATTGCCAACGGACGCGCTGAAGTTATCTCCGAAAGGTGTATCGGCTGCGGAAACTGTGTTCGTGTATGCAGTCAGAAGGCAAAGCAGGTTATCGACAGTAAACCAAAGGTCTATAATATATTAAAGTCCGGATGCCAAACAGCGGCGATTCTTGCGCCGAGTTTTCCTGCGGAATTCGACAGTATCGACTGGCAGAAGCTGGTCGGTATGATTCGCAAGCTCGGATTCAACTATGTAAACGAAGTCGGATTCGGCGCAGATTTGGTTGCCCACAAGTATCGAAAATTACTTGAGGAAAATCCGGATTCAAATTATATAGCGACAAGCTGTCCGGCTATAATCGCTTATGTCGAACGATACCATCCCAATCTCGTCGAACATCTTGCGCCAATTGTTTCGCCGATGGTCGCTACGGCCAAAGTGCTTCGCAAAATGCATGGCGATGATTTGAAAATTGTCTTTGTTGGGCCGTGCATTGCTAAAAAAGGCGAAATTGCAAGCGTAAATATGGTTAGCGAAGTTGCGGCTGGGCTGACATTCATCGAACTGCGTGAAATGCTCGCAGAACAGAACATCACGCCTGAAAATTCACAGGACAGCAGCTTTGATGAGCCGTTTGCCGGTATCGGTGCGATATTCCCAATAAGCGGCGGATTGTTTCAAACCGCAGACATAAGGGAAGACCTTATTAAGGGAAACGTTGGAACTGTCGAAAGCGGCAACAGTTTTGTTGAAGTTTTCCGTGAATTCGACGAAACCGGACTGAATGTTCAACTGCTCGAATCGCTGGCCTGCAACGGCTGCATTATGGGGCCGGGCGTTTCAAATACCAAACCATTGTTCAGCAGAAAAGCGTCTGTCAGCAAATATGTTCAGGGGAAAATGAAAAAGTTTGACCAGAAAAAATGGGACAAATATCTTGAACAATTTAACGGCCTTGACCTTTTACGTAAATTCGCGGTTTACGACCAGCGAATACAAATAACGCAGGAAGAAGAAATCGAGCAGATTCTGAAACGAATGGGCAAAAATACTCCTGCTGATGAACTTAACTGCGGAGCCTGTGGTTATCCGACGTGCCGACAGCACGCGATTGCGATTTGGAAGGGTTTGGCAGAGAGCGAAATGTGTCTGCCTTATTCCATTGAGCAGCTTCATAAGACTGTCGATGATTTGGCACAGTCCAATACGCAGCTTGCAAGTACGCAGGAAGCGCTGATGCAATCTGAAAAACTGGCGAGTATGGGCCAGCTTGCGGCGGGTGTTGCGCACGAGATTAATAACCCGCTGGGTGTTGTTCTGATGTACGCTAATCTGCTTCTTGAGAAGTATGAAAAAGACCCGGCACTGAAGGATGATTTAAAGCTCATTGCCGAGCAGGCCGACAGGTGCAAGAAGATTGTCGGCGGTCTGTTGAATTTCGCCAGAAAGAACAAGGCGATTTTGCAGCCTACGAATATCTGCGATATAGTCGACAAAGCGATACAGGCCATTCCGAACGGAAAAGGCGTTGAAATAAAAGTTGAAACTCAAACGAAAGATACGATTGCCGAAGTTGACGGCGACCAGATGAGCCAGGTGTTCAGCAATCTTGTCTCTAACGCTATTGCCGCGGTGGATAAAAGCGGTTTGATAAAAATAGTAATCGGCGGCGACGATAAAAGAATGAATGTTAAAGTCGTTGATAACGGCACCGGAATTGCAAAAGAAAATGTATCGAAAATTTTCGACCCGTTTTTCACAACAAAGCAAATCGGCGAAGGAACAGGTCTTGGACTTGCGGTAGCTTACGGAATTATCAAAATGCACAGGGGCGATATACAGGTCGAGTCGAACGTCGATTTGAGCAAAGGGCCAACCGGTTCAACATTTACAGTATCGTTCCCGAGAAAACATATTATCGGATACCAGTAA
- a CDS encoding [FeFe] hydrogenase, group A, which translates to MVTIEVNGKKIKADKDQMLLEVLRREGIDIPTLCHIDGLTPTGACRLCVVEIAGMNGLVPSCAFPVNDGMIIWTHSPRVMEARKTIVELLLANHPDDCLYCVRNNNCGLQTLAAQLGVRERVYRGARNAYNIDTSSPSIIRDPNKCVLCGRCVRVCEEIQNVSAIDFVNRGSKAIVGTAFEQGMNVSSCIKCGQCIMVCPTGALRENSSVNDVIAALKDPDKYVVVQHAPAVSVSLAEEFGIPAGTDVCGIMTTALRMFGFKRVFETSFSADLTIMEEASELVYRVKNGGVLPMMTSCSPGWIKYVEQNYPEFIPNLSTCKSPQQMLGAIIKSFFAQKENIDPAKIYSVSIMPCVAKKFECERPDMGQNGIQDVDAVLTTRELAELIRYFGIDIKKLGPDAADTPFGMRSSAGKLFGVSGGVMEAAIRTAYYMITGKELAELEVKDLRGLNGVKTAKLNIEGLEVGVAVVSGLGNASKLLEEIKAGRNDLHFIEVMTCPGGCIAGGGQPLNGDLKAVRARMKALYSIDANDSIRTSHSNKAVARLYDEFLGKPLGEKSHHLLHTHYAKRQVIK; encoded by the coding sequence ATGGTAACGATAGAAGTAAATGGTAAGAAAATAAAAGCTGATAAAGACCAAATGCTGCTTGAAGTTTTACGGCGAGAAGGCATCGATATACCAACTCTTTGTCATATCGACGGCCTGACTCCGACAGGCGCGTGCAGGTTGTGCGTTGTTGAAATAGCCGGTATGAACGGACTTGTTCCAAGCTGTGCTTTTCCGGTCAATGACGGAATGATTATCTGGACGCATTCGCCAAGAGTTATGGAAGCCAGAAAAACAATTGTAGAGCTTCTGCTGGCGAATCACCCGGATGATTGTCTTTATTGCGTCAGGAATAATAACTGCGGTCTGCAAACCCTCGCGGCACAACTCGGCGTTCGCGAACGTGTTTACAGAGGCGCAAGAAACGCATACAATATTGACACTTCAAGCCCGTCGATTATCCGCGACCCCAATAAATGCGTGCTTTGCGGAAGGTGCGTTCGAGTCTGCGAAGAAATTCAGAACGTATCGGCAATCGATTTCGTCAACCGCGGCAGCAAAGCAATAGTCGGCACGGCATTCGAGCAGGGAATGAACGTTTCAAGCTGTATCAAATGCGGACAGTGCATTATGGTCTGCCCGACCGGCGCTCTGCGTGAAAACAGCAGCGTTAATGATGTTATCGCGGCTCTTAAAGACCCGGATAAATATGTCGTTGTTCAGCATGCACCGGCTGTTTCGGTAAGTTTGGCCGAAGAGTTTGGCATACCGGCAGGTACAGATGTTTGCGGAATTATGACAACGGCTTTGAGAATGTTCGGATTCAAGAGAGTTTTCGAAACGAGCTTCTCGGCGGATTTGACGATTATGGAAGAAGCATCCGAACTGGTGTACAGAGTTAAAAACGGCGGAGTACTGCCGATGATGACAAGCTGTTCGCCGGGCTGGATTAAATACGTAGAACAGAACTATCCGGAATTTATTCCGAATCTTTCTACCTGCAAAAGCCCGCAGCAGATGCTCGGTGCAATTATCAAAAGCTTCTTTGCTCAAAAGGAAAATATTGACCCCGCTAAAATTTACAGCGTTTCGATAATGCCATGCGTAGCGAAGAAATTCGAATGCGAAAGACCCGATATGGGCCAGAACGGCATTCAGGATGTTGACGCGGTTCTTACGACTCGTGAGCTTGCGGAATTAATCCGTTATTTTGGAATCGATATCAAGAAACTCGGACCGGATGCAGCGGATACGCCTTTTGGTATGAGAAGCTCGGCGGGCAAACTGTTCGGCGTCAGCGGCGGCGTTATGGAAGCTGCTATCAGAACAGCATATTATATGATTACCGGCAAAGAACTGGCAGAACTCGAAGTTAAAGATCTTCGCGGTCTTAACGGTGTAAAGACTGCCAAGCTGAATATCGAAGGTCTTGAAGTCGGCGTTGCGGTTGTGAGCGGATTAGGCAACGCATCGAAACTGCTGGAAGAAATAAAAGCCGGCAGAAACGATTTGCACTTCATCGAAGTTATGACCTGTCCGGGCGGATGTATCGCCGGCGGCGGTCAGCCTTTGAACGGCGACCTCAAGGCAGTGCGGGCAAGAATGAAGGCGCTTTACAGTATCGACGCCAATGATTCTATCAGGACTTCGCATAGCAATAAAGCGGTTGCAAGACTGTATGACGAATTCCTCGGCAAACCGCTGGGCGAAAAGAGTCATCACCTGTTGCATACGCATTATGCTAAACGGCAGGTAATTAAATAG